A single genomic interval of Penicillium psychrofluorescens genome assembly, chromosome: 2 harbors:
- a CDS encoding uncharacterized protein (ID:PFLUO_004146-T1.cds;~source:funannotate), whose protein sequence is MAKWNTEASISGPLPGSNKFVLNSSDSDTLQLVVAFDATTNSQHNLPSYDNIVAASKEWWSNYWVSGAFIDLSATENANATELQRRIILSQYLVAVNEASHNPPQEKLEMFLWHCLHFARWGHYGLLSRSVPNTYQRFLQSSIDRATAQGYAGARWGKMTDTTGRSAPGEINSLLIWQQPHVMHFAEYVYRAFPYENTLREWDEVLTATANFMASYAWWNTTTQVYDLGPPLYPVSENTNPNCTINPTFELAYWRFGLNVAIQWKERQDLAIPKDWVTVRDNLAPLPVIDNAYAVYEGIPDMWKPGTTTLQDHPAMIGIYGLLPPPMTGTPLNLTTMRNTAQLIRNHWDFADSYGWDFSMLAMNSLRLGDVDQAIAYLLDTYYVFDDAGYPEGGNRVPTPYMPDTGGLLLAAAMMAGGWDENEGPHFPIDWNVTVEGFTPSL, encoded by the exons ATGGCTAAATGGAACACTGAGGCTTCCATTTCCGGCCCTCTACCAGGCTCAAACAAGTTCGTTCTCAACTCTTCGGATTCCGATACTCTGCAGCTCGTGGTTGCCTtcgatgccaccaccaactccCAACACAATCTTCCATCGTATGATAACATTGTCGCGGCATCCAAAGAGTGGTGGTCTAACTATTGGGTATCCGGTGCATTCATTGACCTCTCAGCAACTGAAAATGCCAATGCAACAGAACTTCAGCGTCGTATTATCTTATCACAGTATCTTGTTGCCGTAAATGAAGCGTCGCATAACCCTCCACAAG AAAAGCTCGAAATGTTCTTGTGGCATTGCCTACACTTTGCCCGATGGGGACACTATGGTCTCCTTTCTCGGAGTGTTCCCAATACGTATCAACGATTCCTTCAATCCAGTATTGACCGGGCTACTGCACAGGGTTATGCAGGCGCACGTTGGGGTAAGATGACGGACACTACTGGCCGCAGCGCCCCTGGTGAAATCAATTCTCTTCTCATCTGGCAGCAGCCTCACGTCATGCACTTTGCCGAATATGTTTATCGAGCATTTCCATATGAGAATACATTACGAGAGTGGGATGAAGTCCTGACGGCTACGGCCAATTTCATGGCATCGTACGCGTGGTGGAACACGACTACCCAGGTTTACGACCTTGGCCCTCCCTTGTACCCGGTCAGCGAGAACACAAATCCCAACTGCACAATTAACCCGACGTTTGAGCTAGCATACTGGCGCTTTGGTTTGAATGTTGCTATTCAGTGGAAGGAGCGCCAGGACCTCGCCATTCCGAAGGACTGGGTCACTGTGCGGGATAATCTCGCGCCGCTTCCTGTCATTGACAATGCCTACGCCGTCTACGAGGGCATTCCGGATATGTGGAAACCTGGAACTACCACCTTACAGGATCACCCTGCCATGATTGGCATCTACGGCCTACTTCCGCCTCCCATGACCGGCACCCCTCTCAACTTAACCACGATGCGCAATACTGCTCAGCTCATCCGGAATCACTGGGACTTTGCGGACTCGTACGGCTGGGACTTTAGCATGTTGGCTATGAACAGCCTCCGCCTGGGCGACGTAGATCAGGCTATTGCCTATCTCCTCGATACATACTATGTCTTTGATGACGCAGGTTACCCTGAGGGTGGCAATCGAGTCCCAACTCCTTATATGCCTGACACTGGTGGCTTGttgctcgccgccgccatgATGGCAGGCGGATGGGATGAAAATGAAGGCCCACATTTTCCTATAGACTGGAATGTGACAGTGGAGGGCTTCACTCCGAGCCTGTGA